ATCTGATACCTTATTAAAATCGAAAGGTTTTCTGCCAACTTCTTATTCCAATCGGCCATTAAATTAAAGGCTAGCCATTCTTGCCTTACTTTTTTACCAATTTCGACCCCATAATTGCTAGGTACATTTTGATACAAATTGGTATCTGTCACAAAAGTCCATCTTGGAGAAAAAGGAGAAAGCCGAAGTGCAAATGCAGCATTTGGCTTATACTCTATCCCCAAACCAGTCGTGAGAAAACCTGGATTTAAAAATTTAGAAATCAATATTCGCTCAGGTCCGCCAAAGTCATAACCTGGAGCAAATTGGGTAAGAAAATTAACTGCGAAATAGTAATTCCACTTGTCATTTATTTTATAGCCCACCTTGGAATCTAAAAACAAACGATCATTGGATTTTCGAGCTTCTTCTCCTTGGTTTTTGACAATACCATAAATAAAGTCCATGGTATTGTCCCAAGTCCAATTTTCCTTGGAATAATTAGCTCTTCCCTGGAGGTAAAGCCCCAAGGCAACAGAATTAACGCCACCACCCTTCCAATTTCCAGAGAAAGAGGCTTGGTTGAAATTAATACCTCCACCCAATTCTTTCAACCAAAAGGTAGTGTCCTGTTTAGTTTCATTCTGTGCAAAAACAATGTTTAAACAGAATAAAAATGCGATTGATAAAAATACTTTCTTCATCGAACAATTAATTAAGACATAATAAGTAAAGAACCAGATCAAAAATCCAATCCTATTGGAATACTAAATCGATCAGTAATTAAAATGGATTATTCTACCAACTTAACAGACTGAACAGTTTCTAAATCCAAATTGAAGAACTCTTGATGCACATTAAATACTGACTCACCCTCGGCTGGGGATTTGGCAAGGTAACTTCCATCCTCCTGCATGACATAGGCATTGAAGTTATCTTTCAAGTTAAACGCCAATATATTCATCAATTGCTTTTCCAAAAGTGGAGATTCGACCTTAAATAAAGACTCTAGTCGCTTATCAAAACTTCTTACCATCATATCGGCACTGCCTGAATAAGTCCGTGTATTTCCGTTGTTATGGAAATGGTAGATTCGACTATGCTCTAGAAAATCTCCAACAATGGAAATGACTTCAATATTCTCACTCAGACCTTGTCTGCCTGGTCTTAAACAACAAATTCCTCTAACGATCAATTTGATTTTTACCCCAGACTGAGAGGCTCGATACAAGGCATAAATAATCTCTGAATCTTCTAAGGAATTAACCTTGATAAATATCCCGGAAGGAAGACCATTTCGAGCATTATCTGCCTCCTGCTCTATAAACTCAATCAGTTGGTTGCGCATATCGCGAGGAGCAGTAATCAGATTTTGATAATCACTAGGCACTGAATGGCCTGTGATAACATTGAAGAATTCCGAAACGTCGTTAGCCAAAGTCTCATTGGTTGTCAACAAACCGATATCCGTATAAAGTCGGGCTGTATCCTCGTTGTAATTTCCTGAACCCAAATGCACATATCGGGTGATTTCCTGATCATCCTTTTTAACAATGAGAAGAAGCTTGGTATGCGTTTTAAGGTTAGAAATTCCATAAATCACAAAGCAACCTGCTTTTTGAAGTCTTTTGGCTTCCCGAATATTATTTTCTTCATCGAATCGGGCTTTAACCTCAAATAACACAGATACGTGCTTTCCATTTTCAGCGGCTCTCAAAAGTGCACGGGTAATTCTACTATCCTTTGCCAAGCGATAGATGGTCATTTTGATCGCCATCACATCGGGATCTTCGGCGGCTTTCTCAATCAAATCCAAAATGGAATCGATGTTATTGTAAGGATGGTGAAGTAATATGTCCTTCTCCTTAAGAATATCGAAGATTTCTGCTCTACCCTCTTCCGAATAAGATATTGGTTTAACTGGATCAGGCACCTGTGGCAATCGATCTCTAAATCGTTTGTTACCAACGATCTGCCATAACCCAGTAAAATCGATCATACTTGATCTTTTTACCAAAAAAACAGAATCAGTTCTGAGGTTCCACCGTTCCAAAAGGGAATTGAGCATCCATTTGGAATATCCCTCTTCTATTTCAATTTTAACTACGCGACCTGTCTTCCTTTCCATCAGCTTTCGCTTCACTTCTTCTAGGAAGTTCGCGTCCATATCCTCACTTTCCTCAAGTGTAAAATCACCATTTCGAGTGATTCTAAATAGACTAACAGATTCGATTTCTACATTTCTAAAAAGCGAAATAAGATTCTCTCGAATCACCTCTTCGATGGGAATGAGAGTCAATGAATTTTCCCGTTCGATTTCAAAAAAGCGTGGAATATTTGCAGGGATCTGAACAAAGCTCATTTTTCGCATGTCCTTTCTTTCGCCGGGACTTGTGGTGACCACACCAAAGACCAAAAGCTTGTTCATCAAAATAGGAAAGGTTCGATATCCATCATAGACCATTGGAGTCAACATGGGATAAATCGCCTTCATAAAATATTGCTTCACCTTCTCCTGCTCTTCCGCAGTCAGTTTCGAAACATTGACCAAGGAAATCCCTTCCTGATGCAATTCAGGCAGAATGACTTGGGTAAAATGATCATGCTGATCCAAATGAAATCGCTGACAATCCTTCATCAGCTTTTCTTTAAATGGCTCTTCACGTAATCCAGAATAGTCGACCCGCTCCTTATCGTAATCCAAATAATTGTACAACGAGCCCACCCGAATCATAAAAAACTCATCCAAATTGGAAGCTGTGATTGCCAAAAACTTAAGTTTCTCAAAAATGGTGCGATGGGCCTTTTTTGATTGATCTAAAACCCGCTCGTTAAATTTTACCCAACTTAAATCTCTACTGACTAAATCACTCTTTTGGATGACTGATTCGTATTTATCTCCCACGGCCAGTTTCATAAGCTTCAAAATTCAAAATCAAATTTATTCTGTGTTCAATGTAATCTAAAAAAAGGGGCCAAAAGCCCCTTTTCATCAAGTATCAATCTTGGCGTATTTGGCATTTCGTTCGATGAAGTCTCGTCGAGGAGCCACCTCATCCCCCATCAGCATGCTAAATAAGTGATCTGCTTCTGCTGCAGAATCAATGGTTACCTGCTTAAGTGTCCGAGTGCTAGGATCCATGGTTGTAGCCCAAAGCTGCTCCGGGTTCATCTCACCAAGACCTTTATATCGTTGTATGTTCACACTATCTTCTTTCCCATCTTTGGCCATATCCGCAATGAGTAACTTTCGCTCTTCTTCAGTCCAGCAGTATCGCTCGTCTTTACCTCTTTTCAATAAATACAAAGGAGGAAGGGCAATGTAAACATATCCTCTTTCGATCAAAGGCCGCATGTATCGGAAGAAAAGCGTCAAAATCAAGGTACGAATATGTGATCCGTCAATATCAGCATCCGTCATGATGATGATTTTATGATAACGAAGACCTGCTAGATCCAATTCTTTATCATCGTTTACCGTCCCAAATTTTACTCCGAGGGCAGTAAGGATATTTTTTATTTCATCATTATCGTAAATCTTGTGCTCGTGGGCTTTTTCGACATTCAAGATTTTCCCTTTCAATGGCAGAATCGCTTGGAAGTCACGATCTCGACCTTGCTTAGCAGATCCACCAGCCGAATCCCCTTCCACTAAATACAATTCACACACTGTAGGATCAGAGTTTGCGCAGTCAGCTAACTTTCCTGGAAGTCCTCCACCACCAAGGACATTTTTCCGCTGAACCATTTCTCTAGCTTTTCGAGCTGCGTGTCTAGCCTGAGCGGCCAAAATAACTTTACCAACTATGGTTTTTGCCTCACGAGGATGCTCTTCAAGCCAAGTTTGTAAAACTTCGGAAACTGCGGAATCGACAAAGCCAACTACGTCCGAGTTTCCCAATTTAGTTTTAGTTTGACCTTCAAATTGAGGCTCGGCAACTTTTACCGAAATAACTGCGGTCAACCCTTCTCGAAAGTCATCACCGGAAACCTCGATCTTAAGCTTGTCCAGCATCCCTGATTTATCAGCATAGGCTTTCAGAGTTCTAGTTAGAGCTCTTCTGAATCCAGTCACGTGAGTCCCACCCTCATAAGTATTGATGGTGTTGACATACGAAACCACATTTTCAGTGTAAGAGCTATTGTAATTCATAGCTACCTGCACAGGAACCTCCTGATTTAGGGATTCAATGTAGATTGGTTCTTCAATGATTTTCTCTCTGGTTTCGTCTAAGTATTGGACAAACTCCACTAATCCACCTTCGGAGAAAAACTCGTCAGACTTTGGTTTTCCTTCTTCGTCAAGATCTCTTAAATCGCTTAAGAAAATCCGAATTCCAGCATTTAGGTAGGCCATTTCGCGAAGGCGATTCGCGATGGTTTCATATTTATACTCGGTTATTGTAAAAATGCTGCCGTCAGGCTTGAAATGGATAATGGTTCCTCTCTTTTCTGTTTTACCTATTTCCCTAGCTGGATATTGCGGTACACCAATTTTGAATTCCTGCTCGGTAATGACTCCATTTCGATGAACAGTAGCTTTCAGATCGGTGGAAAGTGCATTGACGCAAGAAACACCAACACCATGAAGACCACCGGAAACTTTGTAAGTATCCTTATCGAATTTTCCACCTGCGTGTAGTACGGTCAAAACAACTTCTAGCGCTGATTTCTTTTCCTTTGGGTGCATATCGGTAGGAATTCCTCGACCATTATCCTCGACAGTGATCGAATTATCCTCATGAACAGTGACGTAAATGGTATCACAATGACCCGCTAGCGCTTCGTCAATTGAATTGTCAACTACTTCCCAGATTAAGTGATGGAGACCTTTAATTCCTACATCTCCGATATACATGGCAGGTCGCTTTCTAACCGCCTCTAATCCTTCTAATACCTGGATATTCCCAGCTCCATATTCAGCTGGATTCTTGGTTTGGTCTTCAATCATATAGTTTTTGAAAAAGTCTCAAAATAGACTTAATAAGGTGATGATTTTCTGAAATAATACCCTGCAAGTTACTCAAAAAATAGATAAGTACAGCAGAATAACCAATTGTAAGAACTTGTAAATGCTAAATTTATGAATTTTGTTTTTAAGTAATTTTTAGAATAAAATTTTGTATTTTTTTGTTTAAGAAAAATTTTTTTTTAACAACTTATTTATAAAATTTTACTATTTATACCACATTTTCAGCTATTTATATTTTAGTGTTTAACTTTTGATTTGTTTATTTAAACATTTTTTATTTGGTTAGACTTATTGCCATATTAAGTATTATCAATTAAACCTTAAATCAACCCTTATGAATTTCACCCTAACATCGGAGCTAGTAGGACTAGACCGAATCATCAACAGCGATCCCATCGCTATCACCTTCTTTATTGGCTACATGGCCATGTTTGCTTCTTCAGTCTTCTTTTTCATGGAAAGAGGTTCTGTAGATGGTAAGTGGAAATTATCCCTCTTGGTCTCTGGACTAATCACAGGGATTGCCGCAGTTCACTATTATTACATGAGAGACTTCTACCTTCAAACTGGGGCTAGTCCAACTGCATTTAGATATGTAGACTGGACCTTAACAGTACCTTTGATGTGTGTTGAATTCTACCTCCTGACTAAGCCTTTTGGAGCTAAAGGAGGAACCCTATTTAAGTTAATTGTTGCTTCATTAGTGATGTTGGTAACAGGGTACATTGGAGAAACTTCTGGAGTCGAAAGCAATATGATGTGGGGTATATTTTCAACCCTCGGCTACCTTTATATTGTTTATGAGGTGTTTGCCGGCGATGTTGCAAAACTTTCTAAAGATTCAAATAGTCCAGCATTGGGTCGAGCAATGTTCTTACTTAAAATCTTTATTACTCTAGGTTGGTCTATTTATCCAATAGGCTACATGGTATTGCCAGGTAACCTACTATCAGGCGCTTTTGAAGTAAGTTCAATTGATCTGTTTTATAACCTTGCAGACGCAATTAACAAAATCGGATTTGGGCTAGTGATTTATTCAGTAGCTGTAGCTGAATCTTCAAAGAAATAATTTAAAACTTCCAAAGAGTTGCCCAAAGTTTTTGGGCAACTCTTTTTATCTATGGAAACCTACGATTTCGTTTTTGTTGGAGCAGGATGTGCTGGATTAAGCATGATTCATTATTTACTTAAGAGTAAAATGAAAAATGCAAAAATTCTAATCCTAGAACCTAACCCTGAAATCCCAAATAAAACTTGGTGTTATTGGAGTGAGGTTCCATTTGATATTCACCCCCCTGAAAATATTATTTCATGGGATTCATTTAATTTCATTTCAAAAGATAAGAAGCTTAAGAAATCATTAGGAAAGCTCAAATATTATTATCTTAAATCTTCAGATTTCTTTTCTTCAATTCTAAATGAAATATCTAAGGCAAAAAACATCACAAAATTAGAGGAAAAAGTAAATCAAATTACATCAGAAGGACTCTATAATAAAGTCGAAACCTCTAGTGGAAATCAATTTTTAGCCAAAACTATATTTGATTCACGTATTGAAGAACCATTATCCCCAACGATACTTAAACAGGTATTTCTAGGGTGGAAAATAAAGACCACAAACTCATGTTTTGATACAGATGGAGTAACACTTATGAACTTTATTGAATCAAAAAATAAGTTCGATTTTTTTTATATTTTACCATTTTCTGAAACAGAAGCCCTTGTCGAATACACCGCATATTCGAAAGAATCTATCAATTACGATATCCTTGAAACCAAGCTTTTAGAATATCTTAAATCGAATTTCCAAATATCAAGTTATGAAATAAGTTACTCTGAATTTGGTTCAATCCCAATGACCACGACCTTAAGTCAAAAACAAATTAATCCTTCAATAATTAAGATAGGTACTGGTGCAGGATGGATAAAAGCTTCAACTGGATATGGATTTTCGTCAATTCAAAAAAAATGTAAATCGATCATTGATCAATTGGAAAAGGGAAAAATGATCCAAATTTCCCGTTCAACTCGTTTTGATTTTTATGATAATATTCTTTTAAACATAGCTCATAAATGGCCTCAAAAACTCCAATCAATATTCATGAATCTTTTTGAAACATCTTCTGCGCAAGATGTCCTTCAATTTTTAAGTGAAGAAACTACTATCAAGGAGGAGATTCAGATCCTTCAAAAAGTAAAATTCAGACCCTTCATAAAGAGTTTATTGAATTATGAAAGACATTGAGAACGTAGGTAAGTTGATAGGAATTTGTATTTGTTCTCTATTCATTTTAATTCCTGAAATCCATCAAGGTCTAGAATTTGGCATTTTTGGATTAATATTAATAACGATCGGAATACCTCATGGAGCAATTGATCACTTAATTACAAATAACAAAAGCTCATCTAAAAAATTTCTACACTTTTTATTTAATTATTTGGGAATGATCATCTTATATATCATATTTTGGATAATCACTCCAAAATTAGCTTTTATCATTTTTATAATTATGTCTTCCTATCACTTTGGACAAACTCATTTTTTTGAAGAAATAATAACATATCGATCATGGCTAAAATTTATCCTTTCAGGTGCTTATTTTTTAGCTTTGATTCTATTTGGAAATTTCCAAGAAACGAGAGAGATTATCGCTCCTATTTTTGATCTTTCCATAAATAAGGAATCACAAATTTTTATCCTTACAATTTTAGCAGTAATTTATTTACTTTTTCAATTTTCAATGAGACCTATATTCCCGACAAGAAAAATCATCGAATTTCTTTTACTCAGCTTTTGCCTATATAACAGCCCTCTTTTGATAAGTTTTATAGTCTATTTCGGATTTTGGCATGCTTTACCCAGCATGAAAATAGAGTATGAATACCTTTCTAAAAGTTTGAATATCAAAAAAATCACCACATTTATAAAATTGTTAATTCCATTCTCAATAATTAGTCTAGTAGGCATCGGTATGGTTTTAGTATTTGGAATGAAATATTTTGAAACTGAAAAATTAATTTTTATCTTTTTTATATTAGTTTCATTAATCTCATTTCCACATATAATATATATGGATAGGTTTTTAAGGAATACAAATCAAAATTGACCCGTACTCAACATAACTAAGTTACAGGCTGGTAATACCTCAATTCCTGCTTCTTTTGCTTGAGCGTAAAACTGGGGATTTTCGGTTCCTGGATTAAAAATAATACGGGATGGATGCAAGCTGATGAGATAATCAATCCATTCCAGTTGATTTTCTGGGCCGATGTAAAGGGTGATGGTGTGAATATCCTTGAGGTTAGGTTTATCCCTCAGATTTAATATTTCTTTCCCAAAAACTTTCCCTTTTTTGATGCCGATAGGGACAAAATCAAAACCTCTTTCATGAAGCATCTGTGCGGCAAGAAAAGCATATCGGGATGGATTTTCAGTCGCTCCCACCAATAACGTTTTTTTGGTGCCTGATTTAACGACTTCCATAGACCCGATCTCGATCAAAGGTATCCATGTGACGATGTTTTTTGCTTTCGTAAATATCCGCCAAGGTGATCATAATCCCCGTTTCCTCCACTTCTCCAAACTCGTCATTCAAGGCAGTCCCAAAAGTCTTCATGGTTGGAGATAAATTCATATAGGTATTGATCAAAGGAGGAATATTTTCCCCCAAGGAACGGATTTTCCCATTCAGCAATTTATAGCCCTCTTTGTAATCCAAATTTTCAAATGGATTCGGCTTTGAAAGAATATCCGTTTCATAGGTTAATGCTAATTCGGGTTTAGGTCTAACCAACTGCTCCTGATCTGGGAAATAATGATTCATAAAATAGAGCAAAAGATCCCGACCCTCTCGGTTGAAATGGGGATACATCGTTACTTTTCCGAACAAGTGTTTGACATCAGGATTAAGTAACACAACCGCTCCCAAACCGTCCCAAAGGTTATCGAGACTGAAAATACCCTTCCGATTATCTAAGCTCGGCTGATATTGAGGCTGAACAAATGACCTCCCAAGTTCTAAGGTGTACGGGATATATTCTTGAATGAATTTTTCTGAAAAATCAAACAAATGGGTGGTGGATAGATTCAACTCACCACTGTCCAAAACTGCATTTTTACATAAAATAACCCGATACCCAGCGACAATTTCTTCATCCTCTTGGTTCCAGGTAATTAATTGATCGTAACATCTTTCGCAAGTGTCATTTTCATCTAAATCAAGCTCCATTCCCGTTCCACCTCCTGCAGCGCGAAAAGTCAATTCACGAAGTCTTCCGATTTCACGAACTGTATTAGGAGCATTGTGATGATTGACCAAATAGACAAGGTTGTTTCCGTTATTGGTATATCGGAGAAAACGCTCAGGTGTCAACTCTTTTTTGATCAGTTCACGAGATACAGGCGGAATGATGTCTACGACCTTATGCATGCAAATTTCCTAAGTTATATACTTCTTCTTTGATGGACTCTGCCCAAGAAGCATCGAGTTTGGGTTGGTCAAATTGTCGATAGGATATGGGCTTTCCAATTCTGATTTCGATTTTTTTCTTTCGCTGTTGGTACATCTCATCCACTAGCCAAAACATTTCTAGATTTGCCTTAAGTCCTATCTTTTTTCTGAAGTTGGCAAGATTATAAAAAAACTCAGAATTCCTACCACCAATATGGCAAGGGATAATATCGAGCTGGTATTTTCTGGCTTTGGTAACAAAGCTTTTTTTCCATTCCAAATCTTTAATAATTCCGCTTTGCTTTCTTGAAACTAGACCTGCTGGAAAAATCAAAACCGCATGCCCATTGGAATAAGCCTCTTCGATTTTAAGATTGGCTTCCTTCGAATTTCTTCCGTGCTTATTGACAGGAACGAAGATCGGCTCAAAATTATCAAAGGTCATGAGGAGGTCATTCACGAGAAATCGGATGTCTGGCCGGATTTTTCCAACTGCATGGATAAAAGCAATCCCGTCCATTCCTCCTAAAGGATGATTAGAGGCCAAAATAACTCCGCCTGTTTTTGGAATATTTTCGCCTCCAATGAGCTTTACTTCAACTTCAAATTCATCAATAAGCGCATCGGCAAAAGACAATCCCTTTTTTTCCAAATGCTTTTCCAATACCTCATTAAGCCAAGCCTCATGAGTAACCCGCTTGATGTAATTCAATAAAAAACCTGGCATCCATTTCAAAAGCTTGGGATTCTTGCTGCCAATGGCTTTTTCGATATCGATAAATTTCTTTGACATAGGGTCAAATCTGTTCAGGATTGGGTGAAAATCCTTGGGTTTATTTTGCCGTGATTCGATAAAAGTACAAAAAATTAACCCAAGGAACTTTTCAAGTTTATCAACCATTTTTAGTGTCTTGATAACCAAGCAACTTGAATTTTTGTAGTAATAGAAAATTGCTCATCAAATGAATATTGTACTTACCGGAAGTACCTCAGGAATAGGTTGGGAAACACTCAAAGCCCTCATGCCCTTGGCAGATCGGGTATTTCTTCCCGTCAGAAACATTTCAAAAGCTGAAAAATTGACCCAGCACCTTTTTCAAAAAGAAAAAATTGTGTTGATCCCCATGGATCTCAGTTTGATGTCGGAAGTGAAAAAGGGTGCAATGGAGATTTTGGAACAGTGTAAGGAAATCCATATATTGATCAACAATGCCGGAGGAATTTTCCCTTCAGGAAAGAAGACTTCGGAAGGTTTAGATCTCACGTTTGCCACAAATCATCTTGGTCATTTTTTATTGACCCGAGAACTCATGCCTGCCTTGATTCGTGGACAGGCAAAAATCATCCATGTCAGTTCTATGGCTCATCAAATTGCCACTGATCCAAGTCAGGACTTAGGCCTTTTGAAAAGCAGTAATACTGGTTCTGCATACGGAAAAGCTAAATTGTATAATATTCTGTTTTCCAATGAATTAAAAAATAGATTTGCAAGCAAAGGAATAAGCTCTTATTCCTTACATCCGGGAGCTGTTCGAACTTCATTTGGATCCGAAACTTCCCTCTGGGCGAAGCTAATTATTGAGGTGAGCAAGGTGTTTTTTATCAGTCCAAAATCAGGTGCACAAACCAGCATTTTCCTTGCAACAACCCCAAAAAATCAATTGAAAAACGGGGGATATTACATTCGAAAAAAATCGAAGCCTACCAGTTCTTTGGCTAAAAATCAGAAACTCGCATCCGCACTTTGGGAATACAGCGAAGATGTGTTGAAAAATCTAGGGCTTATTTAACACTGTGTTTGTAAGCTCTAATGCTGGTCGCTAAGCCGGGAGAATTACCTATTTTTGCAGCAATGAATGAAACTATCCTATCTCTTTGTCCAGGACCATGGAGCGATTATGAACTAATCGACACCGGAGGATTTGAAAAACTAGAGCGTTTTGGCAAGTTTATCCTGAGTCGTCCCGAGCCACAAGCTATTTGGGATAAAAGTCTTCCAGAGTCCGAATGGCGGAAATTAGCGCATGCTCATTTTGCTAAAGAGAAAAATAACCCTGAAAAAGGTCACTGGCAGCAACTTAAATCCATGCCTCACAACTGGCAAATCGGCTATGAAAACGCAGAAGGGCTAAGCATAAAATTGAATCTTGCTCAGACATCTTTCAAGCACATCGGTCTTTTTCCAGAGCAAGCTGTCAATTGGGATTACCTCTATCGAAAATTGAAAGAATTCCCAGGTGCAAAACCAAAAGTGCTTAACCTTTTTGGGTATACAGGAGCTGCTAGTATTGCTGCAAGGGCAGCCGGAGCCGAGGTATCGCATCTCGATTCGGTCAAGCAAGTGGTGACTTGGACAAAACACAATATGGAATCGTCCAATTTGGATGGCATCCGCTGGATTGTGGATGATGCAATGAAATTTATCAAAAGGGAAGCCCGGCGAGGAAATAGTTATCAAGCCATCATTTTAGATCCCCCAGCTTATGGGCGAGGTCCTGAAGGAGAAAAGTGGATTCTGGAAGAGCAGATCAATGACATGCTCAAAACTTGCAAGGAAATCCTTGACCCTAAAAATCACCTTTTGCTCTTGAATATGTATTCGTTGAGCTTTTCCTCGATTATTGCTGCAAACTTGATCCAGTCCAATTTTGGACCGGTGAAAAATGCTGAGCATGGAGAATTGTATCTTCAGGAAAAACAAGGAAAAAAGCTTCCACTTGGTATTTTCTTCCGATTCTCAAGTTTTTGACCAAGAGTTAAAAATGAATAATCGACAGCTTTTTTTAGCCCATTTGGCACAAACCACTGATTTTCCACTGATGATTGAAGTGGAAAAGGCAGAGGGAATCCATCTGTTTGGACCAAATGGGGAAAAATACATCGATCTGATTTCCGGGATCGGGGTCAGCAATGTAGGACACCGACATCCGAAGGTATTGAATGCTATTCAAAACCAATTGGATAAATACCTCCACCTGATGGTTTATGGTGAATATGTGCAAACACCTCAAACCCTTTTGGCAAAAGCGCTCACGGATACTCTTCCCTCCCACTTGGACAATGTCTATTTGGTCAATAGCGGTTCAGAAGCTGTGGAAGGTGCCCTAAAACTAGCTAAGCGATACACCAATCGTAGAGAAATTATTTCCTGTGTAAATGCCTATCATGGAAGTAGCCATGGTTCACTTAGTGTTGGTGGAAACGAGGTTTTCAAGCGCGCTTACCGTCCACTACTTCCAGGGATTTCCCACATTTTTTATGGAAGCTTCTCTGATTTGGAAAAAATCACCGAGCAAACCGCAGCCGTAATTATCGAGACTATTCAAGGGGAAGCAGGAATTCGCGTTGCTTGTAAGGAATACTTTCAAGCCTTAAGACAGAAGTGTACTCAAACCGGGACACTTTTGATTTTGGATGAAATTCAAGCTGGATTTGGTCGTACTGGGAAAATGTGGGCTTTCG
Above is a window of Algoriphagus sanaruensis DNA encoding:
- a CDS encoding Brp/Blh family beta-carotene 15,15'-dioxygenase; the protein is MKDIENVGKLIGICICSLFILIPEIHQGLEFGIFGLILITIGIPHGAIDHLITNNKSSSKKFLHFLFNYLGMIILYIIFWIITPKLAFIIFIIMSSYHFGQTHFFEEIITYRSWLKFILSGAYFLALILFGNFQETREIIAPIFDLSINKESQIFILTILAVIYLLFQFSMRPIFPTRKIIEFLLLSFCLYNSPLLISFIVYFGFWHALPSMKIEYEYLSKSLNIKKITTFIKLLIPFSIISLVGIGMVLVFGMKYFETEKLIFIFFILVSLISFPHIIYMDRFLRNTNQN
- a CDS encoding CoA-binding protein, yielding MEVVKSGTKKTLLVGATENPSRYAFLAAQMLHERGFDFVPIGIKKGKVFGKEILNLRDKPNLKDIHTITLYIGPENQLEWIDYLISLHPSRIIFNPGTENPQFYAQAKEAGIEVLPACNLVMLSTGQF
- a CDS encoding DUF3078 domain-containing protein, with protein sequence MKKVFLSIAFLFCLNIVFAQNETKQDTTFWLKELGGGINFNQASFSGNWKGGGVNSVALGLYLQGRANYSKENWTWDNTMDFIYGIVKNQGEEARKSNDRLFLDSKVGYKINDKWNYYFAVNFLTQFAPGYDFGGPERILISKFLNPGFLTTGLGIEYKPNAAFALRLSPFSPRWTFVTDTNLYQNVPSNYGVEIGKKVRQEWLAFNLMADWNKKLAENLSILIRYQMYANYETLAFNSIDHRLDIGLTAKVTNLVNVSLTSLSIYDIDQDSKVQFSQGLALGIAFKRGNFPDKK
- the gyrB gene encoding DNA topoisomerase (ATP-hydrolyzing) subunit B; the protein is MIEDQTKNPAEYGAGNIQVLEGLEAVRKRPAMYIGDVGIKGLHHLIWEVVDNSIDEALAGHCDTIYVTVHEDNSITVEDNGRGIPTDMHPKEKKSALEVVLTVLHAGGKFDKDTYKVSGGLHGVGVSCVNALSTDLKATVHRNGVITEQEFKIGVPQYPAREIGKTEKRGTIIHFKPDGSIFTITEYKYETIANRLREMAYLNAGIRIFLSDLRDLDEEGKPKSDEFFSEGGLVEFVQYLDETREKIIEEPIYIESLNQEVPVQVAMNYNSSYTENVVSYVNTINTYEGGTHVTGFRRALTRTLKAYADKSGMLDKLKIEVSGDDFREGLTAVISVKVAEPQFEGQTKTKLGNSDVVGFVDSAVSEVLQTWLEEHPREAKTIVGKVILAAQARHAARKAREMVQRKNVLGGGGLPGKLADCANSDPTVCELYLVEGDSAGGSAKQGRDRDFQAILPLKGKILNVEKAHEHKIYDNDEIKNILTALGVKFGTVNDDKELDLAGLRYHKIIIMTDADIDGSHIRTLILTLFFRYMRPLIERGYVYIALPPLYLLKRGKDERYCWTEEERKLLIADMAKDGKEDSVNIQRYKGLGEMNPEQLWATTMDPSTRTLKQVTIDSAAEADHLFSMLMGDEVAPRRDFIERNAKYAKIDT
- a CDS encoding bacteriorhodopsin; the encoded protein is MNFTLTSELVGLDRIINSDPIAITFFIGYMAMFASSVFFFMERGSVDGKWKLSLLVSGLITGIAAVHYYYMRDFYLQTGASPTAFRYVDWTLTVPLMCVEFYLLTKPFGAKGGTLFKLIVASLVMLVTGYIGETSGVESNMMWGIFSTLGYLYIVYEVFAGDVAKLSKDSNSPALGRAMFLLKIFITLGWSIYPIGYMVLPGNLLSGAFEVSSIDLFYNLADAINKIGFGLVIYSVAVAESSKK
- the ppk1 gene encoding polyphosphate kinase 1 is translated as MKLAVGDKYESVIQKSDLVSRDLSWVKFNERVLDQSKKAHRTIFEKLKFLAITASNLDEFFMIRVGSLYNYLDYDKERVDYSGLREEPFKEKLMKDCQRFHLDQHDHFTQVILPELHQEGISLVNVSKLTAEEQEKVKQYFMKAIYPMLTPMVYDGYRTFPILMNKLLVFGVVTTSPGERKDMRKMSFVQIPANIPRFFEIERENSLTLIPIEEVIRENLISLFRNVEIESVSLFRITRNGDFTLEESEDMDANFLEEVKRKLMERKTGRVVKIEIEEGYSKWMLNSLLERWNLRTDSVFLVKRSSMIDFTGLWQIVGNKRFRDRLPQVPDPVKPISYSEEGRAEIFDILKEKDILLHHPYNNIDSILDLIEKAAEDPDVMAIKMTIYRLAKDSRITRALLRAAENGKHVSVLFEVKARFDEENNIREAKRLQKAGCFVIYGISNLKTHTKLLLIVKKDDQEITRYVHLGSGNYNEDTARLYTDIGLLTTNETLANDVSEFFNVITGHSVPSDYQNLITAPRDMRNQLIEFIEQEADNARNGLPSGIFIKVNSLEDSEIIYALYRASQSGVKIKLIVRGICCLRPGRQGLSENIEVISIVGDFLEHSRIYHFHNNGNTRTYSGSADMMVRSFDKRLESLFKVESPLLEKQLMNILAFNLKDNFNAYVMQEDGSYLAKSPAEGESVFNVHQEFFNLDLETVQSVKLVE
- a CDS encoding lycopene cyclase family protein, translating into METYDFVFVGAGCAGLSMIHYLLKSKMKNAKILILEPNPEIPNKTWCYWSEVPFDIHPPENIISWDSFNFISKDKKLKKSLGKLKYYYLKSSDFFSSILNEISKAKNITKLEEKVNQITSEGLYNKVETSSGNQFLAKTIFDSRIEEPLSPTILKQVFLGWKIKTTNSCFDTDGVTLMNFIESKNKFDFFYILPFSETEALVEYTAYSKESINYDILETKLLEYLKSNFQISSYEISYSEFGSIPMTTTLSQKQINPSIIKIGTGAGWIKASTGYGFSSIQKKCKSIIDQLEKGKMIQISRSTRFDFYDNILLNIAHKWPQKLQSIFMNLFETSSAQDVLQFLSEETTIKEEIQILQKVKFRPFIKSLLNYERH